A genomic segment from Aegilops tauschii subsp. strangulata cultivar AL8/78 chromosome 1, Aet v6.0, whole genome shotgun sequence encodes:
- the LOC109753075 gene encoding probable calcium-binding protein CML15 has translation MGKMRALFSRSRSGGRASRSSSTKSSSMPPSPARSPSVREDEMERVFRKFDANGDGRISRAELAALFESVGHAVTDDEVTRMMEEADADGDGYISLAEFAAINAAPDAAVEEDLRHAFRVFDADGNGVISPAELARVLRGLGEAATVAQCRRMIEGVDRNGDGLVSFDEFKLMMANGKGFGLAQANVRA, from the coding sequence ATGGGCAAGATGCGCGCGCTCTTCTCccgcagccgcagcggcggccgCGCCAGCCGCTCCTCCTCCACCAAGTCGTCGTCGatgccgccgtcgcccgcgcgCTCGCCCTCTGTGCGGGAGGACGAGATGGAGCGCGTGTTCCGCAAGTTCGACGCCAACGGCGACGGCCGGATCTCGCGGGCCGAACTGGCGGCGCTGTTCGAGAGCGTGGGCCACGCAGTCACGGACGACGAGGTGACCCGCATGATGGAGGAGGCCGACGCCGACGGCGACGGCTACATCAGCCTCGCGGAGTTCGCCGCCATCAACGCcgcgcccgacgccgccgtcgAGGAGGACCTCCGGCACGCCTTCCGCGTCTTCGACGCCGACGGCAACGGCGTCATCTCCCCCGCCGAGCTCGCGCGCGTGCTGCGCGGCCTCGGCGAGGCCGCCACCGTCGCGCAGTGCCGCCGCATGATCGAGGGCGTCGACCGCAACGGCGACGGCCTCGTCTCCTTCGACGAGTTCAAGCTCATGATGGCCAACGGCAAAGGATTCGGCCTCGCCCAGGCCAACGTCCGCGCCTGA